Proteins encoded within one genomic window of Calonectris borealis chromosome 1, bCalBor7.hap1.2, whole genome shotgun sequence:
- the LOC142090042 gene encoding cell surface glycoprotein CD200 receptor 1-A-like, producing the protein MKIAGKTVCVFVLLTITKVTRTVGNDKVTVTVGNSSVLTCPPKSNITMVTWKINPKVGGPCTLGYRADQNKTDRTNCSDSMNWKFRPDRDPALEIRQVGIAHEGNYTCEVVATEGNFHKTYHLTVLVPPRLTLYCDDHGNPVCEAAAGRPAAQVSWVLESNSTPKEEGHDNGTVTVLSKFTAHSTNVTNITCIVSHPAGNQSKSIACRPSKNNAFNLYVSIILCFLSIITFTAVLYYYKLHRDRLCHKTKPPETAPTHSPQDDTMEVEPYTTYVQKENVIYNSVSDLTVGQNLPQGLSTAT; encoded by the exons ATGAAGATTGCTGGGAAGACTGTGTGTGTTTTTGTGCTGCTCACCATCACCAAGGTCACGAGAACAGTAG GAAACGACAAAGTGACAGTGACAGTAGGTAACAGCTCTGTGCTCACCTGCCCTCCCAAATCAAATATAACTATGGTAACATGGAAAATAAACCCCAAGGTTGGAGGCCCCTGCACCTTGGGATACAGGGCTGATCAGAACAAGACAGACAGAACAAACTGCAGTGACAGCATGAACTGGAAATTCAGACCAGATCGGGATCCTGCCCTTGAGATACGGCAAGTGGGAATAGCCCATGAGGGAAATTACACCTGCGAAGTAGTAGCAACAGAAGGGAATTTCCACAAGACGTACCACCTGACCGTGCTAG TCCCCCCCAGGCTGACCCTGTACTGTGATGACCACGGGAACCCCGTGTGCGAGGCCGCGGCAGGGAGGCCGGCTGCTCAGGTCTCGTGGGTCCTAGAGAGCAACTCCACCCCCAAGGAAGAAGGCCATGACAACGGGACAGTGACTGTTCTCAGCAAGttcacagcacacagcaccaacGTGACCAATATAACCTGCATTGTGTCCCACCCAGCTGGGAACCAGAGCAAGTCCATAGCCTGCCGTCCCTCAA AGAACAACGCCTTTAACCTGTATGTCTCCATCATTCTTTGTTTCCTGAGCATTATCACCTTCACAGCTGTCCTTTACTATTATAAGCTCCACAGAGACAG actgtgccacaaaaccaaacctcctGAGACTGCTCCTACACATTCCCCACAG gATGACACAATGGAAGTGGAACCTTATACTACTTATGTGCAGAAGGAAAACGTAATTTACAACTCAGTGTCTGATCTGACAGTGGGGCAGAATCTTCCACAAGGACTGTCGACAGCAACATGA